One Thomasclavelia spiroformis DSM 1552 DNA window includes the following coding sequences:
- a CDS encoding PHP domain-containing protein translates to MIDGHMHLEYGDLTKEYVLEFVNAAVNKGLKKIQILDHTHRFVEFEPIYEELKKEPLQKKWLENKTMKFKDSLDDYDRLIKEMKDIDLPIDVSFGLEVCYVPKYKEYIRNILKNHEYDFIVGAIHSIDGKLYDMNFSKEILWNKYDVDDIYKRYYELVFDLVKSDLFTQLAHPDTIKMFNYYPKYDLTETYHQLAKLLIEHNVIAENNTGCHYRYNHRDIGLSDELLKIFKEHNVKLIVASDAHHPEHVGTNIIDIYEKTMK, encoded by the coding sequence ATGATAGATGGACATATGCATTTAGAATATGGGGATTTGACTAAAGAATATGTATTGGAGTTTGTAAATGCTGCAGTAAATAAAGGTTTAAAAAAAATTCAAATATTAGATCATACTCATCGTTTTGTTGAATTTGAACCAATATATGAAGAGTTAAAAAAAGAACCGTTACAAAAAAAATGGTTAGAAAATAAAACGATGAAATTTAAAGATAGTTTAGATGATTATGATCGTTTAATTAAAGAAATGAAAGATATAGATTTACCAATAGATGTATCTTTTGGTTTAGAAGTATGTTATGTGCCTAAATACAAAGAATATATTCGTAATATTTTAAAAAATCATGAATATGATTTTATTGTGGGCGCAATTCATTCAATTGATGGAAAATTATATGATATGAATTTTTCAAAAGAAATTTTATGGAATAAATATGATGTTGATGATATTTATAAAAGATATTATGAATTAGTATTTGATTTAGTTAAATCTGATTTATTTACACAATTAGCTCATCCAGATACAATTAAGATGTTTAATTATTATCCTAAGTATGATTTAACCGAAACATATCATCAGTTAGCGAAGTTATTAATTGAACATAATGTCATTGCTGAAAATAACACAGGTTGTCATTATCGTTATAATCATAGAGATATTGGATTGAGTGATGAATTGTTAAAGATATTTAAGGAACATAATGTTAAGTTGATTGTAGCTAGTGATGCCCATCATCCTGAGCATGTAGGAACTAATATTATTGATATTTATGAAAAAACGATGAAATAG
- the eutH gene encoding ethanolamine utilization protein EutH, translated as MNFFILIMLFICLIGLLDKILNNRLGLVESFDRGINSMGSIAMSMIGFYCIAITLIQNNVDVITNISKNSLLDPSIIIGSILAPDMGGFSIVSGLHNEAFLIFSGVILTSTLGQTISFQLPIFLASLKKDDLHPFINGLVYGILSLPFVLIVVALYLNIPHLLINLLPILVLCIVLVIGLYFSYEKTIFILTLFGYIIRILSIVLFGMVVLQLFFNKLPFTSEKLISEAMVIVLRMCIVVCGSVILSDFIIKRFSKVIFMVGQKLGINSTSVMGLLLSLGTSIAMVPLFSQMDRKGKMMNAAFSVAGAYVFGGQLGFISSVVDNQGVLIFILSKLAAGIIAIVFVMLFYKEKESLK; from the coding sequence ATGAATTTTTTTATTTTAATTATGTTGTTTATATGTTTAATTGGTTTATTAGATAAGATATTAAATAATCGATTAGGATTAGTAGAATCATTTGATAGGGGAATTAACTCAATGGGAAGTATTGCAATGAGTATGATAGGTTTTTATTGTATTGCAATTACGTTGATTCAAAATAATGTTGATGTAATTACAAATATTAGTAAAAATTCTTTGCTTGATCCTAGTATTATTATTGGTAGTATTTTAGCACCAGATATGGGTGGTTTTTCAATCGTATCTGGTTTACATAATGAAGCATTTTTAATATTTTCTGGCGTGATTTTAACATCAACATTAGGACAAACAATTAGTTTTCAATTGCCTATTTTTTTAGCTTCTTTAAAAAAAGATGATTTACATCCTTTTATTAATGGGCTTGTATATGGGATATTAAGTTTACCGTTTGTTTTAATAGTAGTTGCATTGTATTTAAATATTCCACATTTATTGATTAATTTATTGCCAATTTTAGTTTTGTGTATTGTATTAGTAATTGGTTTATATTTCTCTTATGAAAAAACAATTTTTATATTAACTTTATTTGGTTATATCATTAGAATATTAAGTATTGTTTTATTTGGAATGGTAGTATTACAATTATTTTTTAATAAGCTGCCTTTTACTAGTGAAAAGCTAATTAGCGAGGCAATGGTAATTGTTTTAAGGATGTGCATTGTAGTATGTGGTTCTGTGATTTTAAGCGATTTTATTATCAAAAGATTTTCTAAAGTTATCTTTATGGTTGGACAAAAATTAGGAATTAATAGTACTAGTGTAATGGGACTTTTATTAAGTTTAGGAACTAGTATTGCAATGGTTCCATTGTTTAGTCAAATGGATCGTAAAGGGAAGATGATGAATGCAGCTTTTAGTGTTGCAGGCGCATATGTGTTTGGTGGACAATTAGGTTTTATTTCTAGTGTTGTTGATAATCAGGGAGTTTTGATATTTATATTAAGTAAACTTGCTGCTGGTATAATTGCAATTGTTTTTGTAATGTTATTTTATAAAGAAAAGGAAAGTTTAAAGTAA
- the trpS gene encoding tryptophan--tRNA ligase: protein MKNIILTGDRPTGRLHLGHYVGSLRRRVELQNSGNFDEIYIMIADSQALTDNADNPEKVRRNILEVALDYMSVGLDPEKSTMFIQSQVPALFEFTAYYMNLVTVSRLQRNPTIKEEIKQRGFETSIPVGFLNYPVSQAADITAFDATCVPVGEDQMPLIEQTKEIVHSFNRIYGDVLVEPKIMLSENEVCQRLPGIDGKAKMSKSIGNCIYLSDSSEEVKKKVMSMYTDPNHLKVSDPGTVEGNTVFTYLDCFCKDEYFEKYLPDYKNLDELKDHYRRGGLGDVKIKKFLFNVLEETLNPIRAKRSELEQNITYVMKVLEEGCIKANEKANNTLKRTKEAMKINYFDSQDSITEYFK from the coding sequence ATGAAAAATATTATTTTAACAGGTGATCGTCCTACAGGTAGATTACACTTAGGACATTATGTAGGCTCTCTTAGAAGAAGGGTTGAATTACAAAATTCAGGAAATTTTGATGAAATTTATATAATGATAGCTGATTCACAAGCATTAACTGATAATGCAGATAATCCAGAAAAAGTACGTCGTAATATTTTAGAAGTAGCTTTAGATTATATGTCAGTTGGATTAGATCCTGAAAAATCAACAATGTTTATTCAATCACAAGTTCCAGCATTGTTTGAATTTACAGCTTATTATATGAATTTAGTAACTGTTTCAAGATTACAAAGAAATCCAACTATTAAAGAAGAAATTAAACAACGTGGATTTGAAACTAGTATACCAGTAGGATTTTTAAACTATCCGGTATCTCAAGCAGCAGATATTACTGCTTTTGATGCAACATGTGTACCAGTAGGGGAAGATCAAATGCCATTGATTGAACAAACTAAAGAAATTGTTCATAGTTTTAATCGTATTTATGGTGATGTTTTGGTTGAACCAAAAATCATGCTTTCAGAAAATGAAGTTTGTCAAAGATTACCAGGAATTGATGGTAAAGCAAAAATGTCTAAATCGATCGGTAACTGTATTTATTTATCTGATTCTAGTGAAGAAGTTAAAAAGAAAGTTATGAGTATGTATACTGATCCTAATCATTTAAAAGTTTCAGATCCAGGAACAGTTGAGGGAAATACGGTATTTACATATTTAGATTGTTTTTGTAAAGATGAGTATTTTGAAAAATATTTACCTGATTATAAAAATCTTGATGAATTAAAAGATCATTACCGTAGAGGTGGTTTAGGTGATGTCAAGATCAAAAAATTCTTATTTAATGTTTTAGAAGAAACATTAAACCCAATTAGAGCTAAACGTAGTGAATTAGAACAAAATATAACTTATGTTATGAAAGTATTAGAAGAAGGTTGTATAAAGGCTAATGAAAAAGCAAATAATACTTTAAAAAGAACTAAGGAAGCAATGAAAATCAATTATTTCGATAGTCAAGATAGTATAACTGAATATTTTAAATAA
- a CDS encoding LamG-like jellyroll fold domain-containing protein, translated as MKKLKKFSLLLLVLIMIFSSSNVYSYAIDEDLLLQVNFDENVQDLSGNENHGKIKGDIEYVDGVKGKAVHITNSNGSTSAKAEQYIDFGKNIKFTNQDFAISFWYKSDNGVSAGGALISNKDFNSGANKGLNIGDFDTGLRVNFTPESSNRYDVYNFAPIDGIWHHVAVNFDRDGYIETYLDGKSTGKTDISNAVDKDIDVANFVVGADGYLKNGLNNAYLDELKVYSKLMSKEEILADYELNDDEILHLSFNDENANDVSGNGNHGEAFDVTYEQGVDGKAAHIVNANGSSSKKASSYINLGDQIDFSTNDFTISFWYKSNVGNENGGTIISNKDYDSGVNDGFAIGSFTKEIRANFAFGGSRKDIKFTPIDGLWHHNVITFDRDGKMITYTDGAKSGEADISKYANDNINLGDLVIGADRDKCYGLLDSYLDEVKVFTSVKSGYEVEKLYQEFKTVIGDRLLSASFDGNVEDASGNHNNGKIQGNVEYVDGVKGKAVHITNSNGSTSAKAEQYIDFGKNIKFTNQDFAISFWYKSDNGVNAGGALISNKDFNSGANKGLNIGDFDTGLRVNFTPESSNRYDVYNFAPIDGIWHHVAVNFDRDGYIETYLDGKSTGKTDISNAVDKDIDVANFVVGADGYFKNGLNNAYLDELDVYNRLMDINEIKLQYDRTYLQYIVNEADKFYQEASENIKYDQAKLAALKEVINKAKVAIENNDYSNITILVNDINDKINDAKEGVEGVINGQVLYLSFDNENTNDDSGRENHGAGVGDLSYENGVIGKAIHIQNENGSTMQTAKQYINFGQPDDLKFKTEDFAISFWYKTVDGGGKEAAIISNKDWSTGGNVGVNIGNFGDSIRVNYTGEDCSRDDIYGLSANDDNWHYIVVNFDRDNQISAYIDGNLEKTVSIKDTYGKTIDATDFVIGADGNKTQGINNAYLDEVRVMKRLFTETEIDNYYLPYRLKMKLAEYTQILNEAKESGYEQEKINEFEKVINEVNEAKDSADSTTMRKLIKKLTLAFDRFQITETPIMSFQVLSDVHIDGSDDNNKSRQNLIDALEDISVLDPTSSAIMFPGDITDSGSEAQYKSFYNIIEKYNFTKSIIALGNHDVRWLCSGDDRNEPGANIPTCKYGTSPFKERYLKYNTPYMDGTTDQLYFDTWINNYHFITLNTEKDLKDNAYLSNEQLNWLKDVIKEGAHKDKPIFIQIHQTFTNTADHESLDLIGEQEEALKEILKDYPQSIIFTGHVHNGIDLAKVYQEEYGYVVDVPAFKYQSYGDSIAQIGYQVNVFEDRVEIRPRDYKNDLWLDEYKTDILFDKEIDKTTLQTLYDECLTLKEDEYTNESWSSFKTAMDEAKAIIDKQDATQEEVDNAVKTLQAAKDALVKVVGGSDKTALKIAVDLANAITDEDLANVVSAVADEFKVARDEANAVYNDLTASQEEVNNAFDRLANAMHMLDFKQGDKTALKAFIDKVSGLEADNYTEDTWTAFETELNEAIAVYEDLNAMQEEVNTAYSELVTAFLNLRLIPDKSLLEDLINQAEGLDSANYTKASYAVVENALLTAKVVYENPNATQEEVNSAKDVLEKAINSLEANTTTPVDNTAKTPVNNGDTTASVKTGDDALVGTLAGLALLSVAGYVVLRRKQN; from the coding sequence ATGAAAAAATTAAAAAAATTTAGTCTCTTATTACTTGTATTGATAATGATTTTTTCATCTAGTAATGTGTATAGTTATGCTATAGATGAAGATTTATTATTACAAGTAAACTTTGATGAAAATGTTCAAGATTTATCAGGAAATGAAAATCATGGAAAAATTAAAGGGGATATTGAGTATGTAGATGGTGTAAAAGGAAAAGCAGTACACATTACTAATAGTAATGGAAGCACTAGTGCTAAAGCTGAACAATATATTGATTTTGGAAAAAATATTAAATTTACAAATCAGGATTTTGCAATTTCTTTTTGGTATAAGAGTGATAATGGTGTTAGTGCTGGGGGTGCATTAATATCAAATAAAGATTTTAATAGTGGTGCTAATAAAGGATTAAATATTGGAGATTTTGATACTGGGCTTAGGGTTAATTTTACACCAGAAAGTAGTAATCGATATGATGTTTATAACTTTGCACCAATTGATGGAATCTGGCATCATGTTGCAGTTAATTTTGATCGCGATGGTTATATTGAAACTTATTTAGATGGTAAGTCAACAGGCAAAACAGACATTTCAAATGCAGTCGATAAGGATATTGATGTTGCGAATTTTGTTGTCGGTGCTGATGGATATTTAAAAAATGGTTTAAACAATGCTTATCTTGATGAGTTAAAAGTATATTCTAAATTAATGAGTAAAGAAGAGATTCTAGCTGATTATGAGCTTAATGATGATGAAATTTTACATTTAAGCTTTAATGATGAAAATGCTAATGATGTGAGTGGTAATGGAAATCACGGTGAAGCATTTGATGTGACATATGAACAAGGTGTGGATGGAAAAGCAGCACATATAGTAAATGCTAACGGAAGTTCAAGTAAAAAGGCGTCATCATATATCAATTTAGGTGATCAGATTGATTTTAGTACAAATGATTTCACAATTAGTTTTTGGTATAAAAGTAATGTTGGTAATGAAAATGGCGGAACTATTATTTCTAATAAAGATTATGATAGTGGTGTAAATGATGGATTTGCGATTGGAAGTTTTACAAAAGAAATACGTGCTAATTTTGCTTTTGGTGGAAGCCGTAAAGATATTAAATTTACACCTATTGATGGTTTGTGGCATCACAATGTTATAACATTTGATCGAGATGGTAAAATGATTACTTATACCGATGGTGCAAAAAGTGGAGAAGCTGATATTTCTAAATATGCAAATGATAACATTAATCTTGGAGATTTAGTTATAGGTGCAGATCGTGATAAATGTTATGGTTTATTAGATAGTTATTTAGATGAGGTTAAAGTTTTTACTTCGGTCAAATCTGGTTATGAGGTAGAAAAATTATATCAAGAATTTAAAACAGTAATTGGCGATAGATTACTTTCTGCTTCTTTTGATGGTAATGTTGAAGATGCTAGTGGAAATCATAATAATGGAAAAATTCAAGGAAATGTTGAATATGTAGATGGTGTAAAAGGAAAAGCAGTACACATTACTAATAGTAACGGAAGCACTAGTGCTAAAGCTGAACAATATATTGATTTTGGAAAAAATATTAAATTTACAAATCAGGATTTTGCAATTTCTTTTTGGTATAAGAGTGATAATGGTGTTAATGCTGGGGGTGCATTAATATCAAATAAAGATTTTAATAGTGGTGCTAATAAAGGATTAAATATTGGAGATTTTGATACTGGGCTTAGGGTTAATTTTACACCAGAAAGTAGTAATCGATATGATGTTTATAACTTTGCACCAATTGATGGAATCTGGCATCATGTTGCAGTTAATTTTGATCGCGATGGTTATATTGAAACTTATTTAGATGGTAAGTCAACAGGCAAAACAGACATTTCAAATGCAGTCGATAAGGATATTGATGTTGCGAATTTTGTTGTCGGTGCTGATGGATATTTTAAAAATGGTTTAAACAATGCTTATCTTGATGAGTTAGATGTATATAATCGTTTGATGGATATTAATGAAATTAAATTACAATACGATAGAACATATTTACAATATATAGTAAATGAAGCTGATAAATTTTATCAAGAAGCAAGTGAAAATATTAAATATGATCAAGCAAAATTAGCGGCTCTTAAAGAGGTAATTAATAAGGCTAAAGTTGCAATTGAAAATAATGATTATAGTAATATAACTATTTTAGTAAATGATATTAATGATAAAATTAACGATGCTAAAGAAGGTGTTGAAGGCGTTATTAATGGACAAGTTTTATATTTAAGTTTTGATAATGAAAATACTAATGATGATTCAGGTCGTGAAAATCATGGAGCTGGTGTTGGTGATCTAAGTTATGAAAATGGAGTTATTGGTAAAGCAATTCATATTCAAAATGAAAATGGTAGTACTATGCAAACTGCAAAACAATATATTAATTTTGGACAACCAGATGATTTAAAATTTAAAACAGAAGATTTTGCAATTTCATTTTGGTATAAAACAGTTGATGGTGGTGGAAAAGAAGCAGCAATTATCTCAAATAAAGATTGGTCAACTGGTGGCAATGTTGGAGTGAATATTGGTAATTTTGGTGATAGTATCCGTGTTAATTATACTGGAGAAGATTGTAGTCGAGATGATATTTATGGTTTAAGTGCTAATGATGATAATTGGCATTATATTGTAGTTAATTTTGATCGTGATAATCAAATTAGTGCGTATATTGATGGTAATTTAGAAAAAACAGTTAGTATTAAAGATACATATGGTAAAACAATTGATGCAACTGATTTTGTAATTGGTGCAGATGGTAATAAAACACAGGGAATTAACAATGCTTATCTTGATGAAGTTCGAGTAATGAAGAGGTTATTTACAGAAACAGAAATTGATAATTATTATTTACCGTATCGTTTAAAGATGAAACTAGCTGAATATACTCAAATTTTAAATGAAGCTAAAGAATCTGGTTATGAACAAGAAAAAATAAATGAATTTGAAAAAGTGATTAATGAGGTAAACGAAGCAAAAGATAGTGCTGATAGTACAACAATGCGCAAGTTAATTAAAAAATTAACTCTTGCATTTGATCGTTTCCAAATTACTGAAACACCAATTATGAGTTTCCAAGTTCTTTCAGATGTTCATATTGATGGAAGTGATGATAATAATAAATCAAGACAAAACTTAATTGACGCTTTAGAAGATATTTCAGTTCTTGATCCTACAAGTTCAGCAATCATGTTTCCAGGAGATATTACTGATAGTGGTTCTGAAGCTCAATATAAATCATTTTATAATATTATTGAAAAATATAATTTTACTAAAAGTATAATCGCATTAGGAAATCATGATGTGCGTTGGCTATGTTCTGGTGACGATAGAAATGAACCAGGTGCTAATATTCCAACGTGTAAATATGGCACATCTCCATTTAAAGAACGTTATTTAAAATACAATACACCGTATATGGATGGAACAACAGATCAATTATATTTTGATACATGGATTAATAATTATCATTTTATTACATTAAATACTGAAAAAGATTTAAAAGATAATGCTTATTTATCTAATGAACAATTAAATTGGTTAAAAGATGTGATTAAGGAAGGTGCTCATAAAGATAAACCAATATTTATTCAAATACATCAAACATTTACAAACACTGCTGATCATGAATCATTAGATTTAATTGGTGAACAAGAAGAAGCATTAAAAGAAATTCTAAAAGATTATCCACAGTCAATTATTTTTACCGGACATGTCCATAATGGAATCGATTTAGCAAAAGTATACCAAGAAGAATATGGTTATGTCGTAGATGTTCCAGCATTTAAATATCAATCTTATGGTGATTCAATAGCTCAAATTGGATATCAAGTAAATGTTTTTGAAGATAGAGTAGAAATTAGACCGAGAGATTATAAAAATGATTTGTGGTTAGATGAATATAAAACAGACATTTTATTTGATAAAGAAATAGACAAAACAACATTGCAAACATTATATGATGAATGTTTAACATTAAAAGAGGATGAATATACAAACGAAAGTTGGTCAAGTTTTAAAACTGCAATGGATGAGGCAAAAGCGATCATAGATAAACAAGATGCAACACAAGAAGAAGTGGATAATGCAGTTAAAACATTACAAGCTGCAAAAGATGCTTTAGTAAAAGTAGTTGGTGGTAGTGACAAAACAGCATTAAAGATTGCAGTAGATCTAGCTAATGCAATTACTGATGAAGATTTAGCTAATGTTGTATCAGCAGTAGCTGATGAATTCAAAGTGGCAAGAGATGAAGCTAACGCAGTTTATAATGATTTAACAGCTTCACAAGAAGAAGTAAATAATGCATTTGATAGGCTTGCTAACGCTATGCATATGTTAGACTTTAAACAAGGCGATAAAACAGCATTAAAAGCATTTATCGATAAAGTTAGCGGATTAGAAGCTGATAATTATACTGAGGATACATGGACAGCATTTGAAACAGAATTAAATGAAGCAATTGCTGTATACGAAGATTTAAATGCAATGCAAGAAGAAGTAAACACAGCTTACAGTGAGTTAGTAACAGCATTCTTGAATTTAAGATTAATTCCAGATAAGAGTTTATTAGAAGATTTAATCAATCAAGCAGAAGGATTAGACAGTGCAAACTATACAAAAGCATCATATGCTGTAGTAGAAAATGCTTTATTAACAGCAAAAGTAGTATATGAAAATCCAAATGCAACACAAGAAGAAGTAAATAGTGCAAAAGATGTATTAGAAAAAGCAATCAATAGCTTAGAAGCAAATACAACAACACCAGTAGACAATACTGCAAAAACACCAGTAAATAATGGTGATACAACTGCAAGTGTAAAAACAGGTGATGATGCACTAGTAGGAACATTAGCAGGACTTGCATTATTAAGTGTAGCTGGATATGTAGTATTAAGAAGAAAACAAAATTAA
- a CDS encoding IS1096 element passenger TnpR family protein produces the protein MRGYRLTIRLKNSSKAIYRVVELPSKLSFHDLHFIIQEMFGFENIFEYMFNLDLNDNNEILESKLVNKMVFEYLYGFDYCWSFEISVMQLDDFDDIPKVIDFKGDNLCEDYSGVKEFEKLCDENNLDRFDLNFINNILLRYQIEDVINNNEIKYDYIDVISEIKDLIDCKNFEGCLKYKINSNATIYWVIIKTIKGYVIEMFDDYDEMLEGFYNLYVGEINRAFGHFYTFILNNEKTEIADALDNDGKILAFYNEPGFIPSLIEMKVSEDILNWLKDLVVALKNDSNISEVDEIIEINIKDFKFIDSNIYVHEPKVKINDFDNGYRGNEKIISSLISNERTCLDIVTLPSLETCNTGELQIYAVIASESDYIIREVFLPDKNLMMETLIDIMIEFFNHNGVVKEITVNNLNIYFMIYSFLMDNGIKINEENIDLEISMAVADAFGINDEIDDISLNELFEEFEDEEVEIRLDDNLDKKELLN, from the coding sequence ATGAGGGGATATAGATTAACAATAAGATTAAAAAATAGTAGTAAGGCAATTTATAGGGTAGTAGAGCTACCTAGTAAATTATCATTTCATGATTTGCATTTTATTATTCAAGAAATGTTTGGGTTTGAAAATATTTTTGAATATATGTTTAATTTAGATTTAAATGATAATAATGAGATTTTGGAATCAAAATTAGTTAATAAAATGGTTTTTGAATATTTATATGGATTTGATTATTGTTGGAGCTTTGAAATTAGTGTTATGCAATTAGATGATTTTGACGATATTCCAAAAGTAATCGATTTTAAAGGAGACAATTTATGTGAAGATTATAGTGGAGTTAAAGAGTTTGAAAAACTATGTGATGAAAATAATCTTGATAGATTTGATTTGAATTTTATTAATAATATATTGCTTCGCTATCAAATTGAAGATGTGATCAATAATAATGAAATTAAATATGATTATATTGATGTAATAAGTGAAATAAAAGATTTAATTGATTGTAAAAATTTTGAAGGTTGTTTAAAATATAAAATTAATTCTAATGCAACAATCTATTGGGTAATTATTAAGACGATAAAAGGTTATGTTATTGAAATGTTTGATGATTATGATGAAATGTTAGAAGGTTTTTATAATTTGTATGTTGGAGAGATTAACCGTGCTTTTGGACATTTTTATACATTTATTTTAAATAATGAAAAAACAGAAATTGCTGATGCACTAGATAATGATGGAAAAATATTAGCATTTTATAATGAACCAGGATTTATACCGAGTTTAATTGAAATGAAAGTAAGCGAAGATATATTAAATTGGTTAAAAGATTTAGTAGTTGCTTTAAAGAACGATAGTAATATTAGTGAAGTAGATGAAATTATTGAAATTAATATAAAAGATTTTAAATTTATTGATAGTAATATATATGTACATGAACCAAAAGTTAAAATAAATGATTTTGATAATGGATATCGTGGAAATGAAAAAATAATTTCATCACTGATTTCAAATGAACGAACTTGTTTGGATATTGTCACTTTACCATCATTAGAAACATGTAATACAGGTGAATTACAAATATATGCTGTTATTGCATCGGAAAGTGATTATATTATTAGAGAAGTATTTTTACCTGATAAAAACTTGATGATGGAAACTTTAATAGATATTATGATTGAATTTTTTAATCATAATGGAGTAGTTAAGGAAATAACTGTTAATAATTTAAATATTTATTTTATGATTTATAGTTTTTTAATGGATAATGGAATTAAAATAAATGAGGAAAATATTGATTTAGAAATTAGTATGGCAGTTGCAGATGCATTTGGAATTAATGATGAAATTGATGATATATCGTTAAATGAGTTATTCGAGGAATTTGAAGATGAAGAAGTTGAAATTCGATTAGATGATAATTTAGATAAAAAAGAATTATTAAACTAA
- the serC gene encoding 3-phosphoserine/phosphohydroxythreonine transaminase — translation MTEKRVFNFSAGPSTLPVPVLEKAAKQMLNYENSGMSVMEMSHRSSSYLDIFKKTKDLLKKVMNVPDDYKIVFIQGGATQQFSMVPLNLLKNGKADYIITGSFSKKAANEAKKYGEINIAYDGSVNNFKHIPTQDELKLDPEASYVHLCSNNTIYGTEWKYVPETNGVPIIADMSSNILSKPIDVSKYGMIYAGAQKNMGIAGLGVAIIKEELLQKVPAKTPVLLDYQLMIDNDSMYNTPPAYAIYVLGLVLEWIDNLGGLEVMEQRNIKKAKLLYDYLDSSNFYICHSDKDNRSLMNVTFTTPNKDLDAKFVKESIEAGMTNLKGHRSVGGIRASIYNAMPIEGVEKLIAFMKDFEIANK, via the coding sequence ATGACTGAAAAAAGAGTATTTAATTTTTCTGCAGGTCCTTCAACGTTACCTGTGCCTGTTTTAGAAAAAGCAGCAAAACAAATGTTGAACTATGAAAATAGTGGGATGAGTGTAATGGAGATGAGTCATAGATCCTCTTCCTACTTAGATATTTTTAAAAAAACAAAAGATTTATTAAAAAAAGTTATGAATGTACCAGATGATTATAAAATTGTATTTATTCAAGGGGGAGCTACACAACAATTTTCAATGGTACCATTGAACTTGTTAAAAAATGGAAAAGCTGATTATATTATTACGGGATCATTCAGTAAAAAAGCAGCTAATGAAGCTAAAAAATATGGTGAAATTAATATTGCTTATGATGGTAGTGTTAATAATTTTAAACATATCCCTACTCAAGATGAGTTAAAATTAGATCCAGAAGCTTCATATGTGCATTTGTGTTCTAATAATACAATTTATGGAACAGAATGGAAGTATGTACCGGAAACTAATGGAGTACCAATTATTGCTGATATGTCTTCGAATATTTTATCAAAGCCAATTGATGTTTCTAAATATGGTATGATTTATGCAGGAGCACAAAAAAATATGGGGATTGCTGGTCTAGGGGTAGCAATTATTAAAGAAGAGTTATTGCAAAAAGTACCAGCTAAAACACCAGTGTTATTAGATTATCAGTTAATGATTGATAATGATTCTATGTATAATACACCTCCAGCTTATGCAATTTATGTTTTAGGTTTAGTATTAGAATGGATTGATAACTTAGGCGGATTAGAAGTTATGGAACAAAGAAATATTAAGAAGGCAAAATTATTGTATGATTATCTTGATAGTAGTAATTTTTATATTTGTCATAGTGATAAAGATAATCGATCTTTAATGAATGTTACATTTACTACACCAAATAAAGATTTAGATGCTAAATTTGTTAAGGAAAGCATTGAAGCAGGAATGACGAATTTAAAAGGACATCGTTCTGTTGGGGGAATTAGAGCATCTATTTATAATGCAATGCCAATTGAAGGTGTTGAAAAATTGATTGCGTTTATGAAGGATTTTGAAATTGCTAATAAATAG